The Solanum pennellii chromosome 11, SPENNV200 genome contains a region encoding:
- the LOC107003111 gene encoding uncharacterized protein At5g41620, whose product MIRQNWNGEECNNKVRKRGGSSSSSSSLVQSYRLKRAVLVGKRGGGSNSTTPVPLWKMNSRSPSLQNDSGNSSKIFKNLQQQTAKGTVSDLSVSARKLGATLWEINGVVLPIPKKEENFLKSSSKFGALASQITPVSERMERSNLDSDRRRTSIGSHRILQTDFSLQNGCLIEVDQTQNRGSSVDRHRLKDVKNGLSASKELLKVLNRVWGVEEHQSVCLSLFSAMKAELDRSCIQVTKLIHEQRYNNYHGEVDVLLKQFEEEKTSWKLKEQDKIYAAITSIAKELKVEKKLRKQTERLNKKLGKELADTKTSLSKATKELEGEKRAREILEQVCDELARGIGEDRAEVEELKRQSVKVREEVEKEREMLQLADVLREERVQMKLSEAKYQFEEKNAVVDKLRNELEAYLRSKNGQEHGGESPNYERIKELERHLRETLPSTCYYQDKEKENGEVLDDDDDDNDSADSDLHSIELNMDDNTKSYQWCSTLQDNPKRSSVSEKSKGRRSISEKFPRQSISIERETSDGIEWEFSAGGGKENMSTFDTSDKGRSNFHENGPIFDFSSHVWKKDCEDEIERYKMIKDLRDHIVSASQKTPSQQSFSSPTKNWNQQNLPSSDAERVINEAYAVLQGAN is encoded by the exons atgattagGCAAAATTGGAATGGAGAAGAATGCAACAATAAGGTGAGGAAAAGGGGtggatcatcatcatcttcatcttcattagTACAAAGTTATAGGCTAAAAAGGGCAGTTTTGGTAGGGAAAAGAGGAGGAGGGTCAAATAGTACAACACCAGTACCATTGTGGAAAATGAATTCAAGATCACCATCATTGCAGAATGATAGTGGAAATAGTAGTAAGATATTCAAGAATCTACAGCAGCAAACAGCAAAAGGAACTGTTTCTGATTTGTCAGTTTCAGCAAGAAAACTTGGTGCTACTTTGTGGGAAATCAATGGGGTTGTTCTTCCTATACCTAAAAAGGAGGAGAATTTTTTGAAGTCATCATCAAAATTTGGTGCTCTTGCTTCTCAAATTACTCCAGTTTCTGAG AGAATGGAGAGATCTAACTTGGACAGTGATAGAAGAAGAACTTCAATTGGTTCTCATAGAATTCTGCAAACTGATTTCTCTCTCCAAAATGGTTGCTTGATTGAG GTTGATCAGACACAGAATCGTGGATCGAGTGTTGATAGGCATCGGTTGAAGGATGTCAAGAATGGACTCTCTGCGTCTAAGGAGTTGTTGAAGGTTTTGAATCGTGTGTGGGGTGTTGAAGAGCATCAATCGGTATGTCTATCCCTTTTCTCAGCTATGAAGGCTGAGCTTGATCGTTCGTGTATCCAGGTGACTAAGTTGATTCATGAACAAAGATATAATAACTACCATGGTGAAGTTGATGTCCTGTTGAAGCagtttgaggaagaaaagaCGTCGTGGAAGTTGAAAGAGCAAGACAAGATTTACGCGGCTATTACATCTATAGCCAAGGAGCTCAAGGTAGAGAAGAAGTTGAGGAAACAAACCGAGAGGCTAAACAAGAAGCTCGGTAAGGAATTGGCTGACACGAAAACTTCTCTGTCTAAGGCAACGAAAGAGCTTGAAGGCGAAAAGAGGGCAAGAGAGATATTGGAGCAAGTGTGTGATGAATTAGCTAGAGGTATCGGAGAAGACAGAGCTGAGGTAGAGGAATTGAAGAGACAATCGGTTAAAGTTCGTGAGGAGGTTGAGAAGGAAAGAGAAATGCTTCAACTAGCTGATGTTTTACGCGAGGAAAGAGTTCAAATGAAGCTATCGGAAGCCAAGTATCAATTCGAGGAGAAAAATGCAGTTGTGGATAAGCTAAGGAATGAGCTCGAGGCCTACTTGCGATCCAAAAATGGACAAGAACATGGTGGTGAGTCTCCGAATTATGAAAGGATCAAGGAACTCGAGAGGCATTTGAGAGAAACACTTCCAAGCACATGTTATTACCAAGATAAAGAGAAGGAAAACGGGGAAGTCctcgatgatgatgacgatgacaaTGATTCAGCAGATAGCGATCTTCATTCAATCGAACTAAACATGGACGATAACACCAAAAGCTACCAATGGTGCAGCACTCTACAAGACAATCCAAAGAGATCTTCGGTTTCTGAAAAAAGCAAAGGGAGGAGGTCCATCTCAGAGAAGTTCCCGAGACAGAGTATTTCCATAGAGAGGGAAACATCAGATGGCATAGAATGGGAATTCTCCGCGGGAGGAGGTAAGGAGAACATGTCCACGTTTGATACATCCGATAAAGGGAGATCAAACTTTCATGAAAACGGACCAATCTTTGATTTCTCTTCTCACGTTTGGAAAAAAGACTGCGAAGATGAGATAGAGAGGTACAAAATGATCAAGGATCTTCGAGACCATATCGTATCTGCTTCACAGAAAACGCCATCTCAACAAAGCTTTTCGAGTCCAACTAAGAATTGGAACCAACAGAATTTGCCTTCTAGTGATGCAGAAAGAGTGATCAATGAGGCATATGCTGTCTTACAAGGtgcaaattga
- the LOC107004945 gene encoding bifunctional nitrilase/nitrile hydratase NIT4B, whose product MALVPNPVVNEGPLFAEVEMGGDSSSSTVRATVVQASTVFYDTPATLDKAERLLAEAASYGAQLVVFPEAFIGGYPRGSTFGVSIGNRTDKGKEEFRKYHSSAIDVPGPEVDRLAAMAGKYKVYLVMGIIERDGYTLYCTVLFFDSQGHYLGKHRKIMPTALERIIWGFGDGSTIPVYDTPVGKIGAAICWENRMPLLRTAMYAKGIEIYCAPTADAREVWQASMTHIALEGGCFVLSANQFCRRKDYPPPPEYVFSGTEEDLTPDSVVCAGGSVIISPSGAVLAGPNYDGEALISADLDLGEIVRAKFDFDVVGHYARPEILSLIVKDHPVSPVSFTSTSSTSKTESSST is encoded by the exons ATGGCTTTGGTCCCAAACCCAGTAGTGAACGAAGGGCCATTGTTCGCTGAAGTTGAAATGGGTGGTGATTCCTCTTCCTCCACTGTCCGTGCTACCGTAGTTCAAGCTTCTACCGTCTTCTATGATACCCCTGCTACTCTTG ATAAGGCTGAGAGGCTTCTTGCTGAAGCGGCTTCCTATGGTGCTCAGTTGGTGGTGTTTCCTGAAGCATTTATTGGTGGTTATCCACGTGGATCAACTTTTGGTGTGTCAATTGGGAATCGGACAGATAAGGGGAAGGAGGAGTTCCGCAAATATCATTCTTCTGCCATTGATGTGCCAG GCCCTGAGGTTGATCGCCTGGCAGCAATGGCTGGAAAATACAAGGTGTACTTGGTGATGGGTATAATTGAGAGAGATGGATACACGCTATATTGCACAGTGCTTTTCTTCGACTCTCAGGGTCACTACCTTGGGAAGCATCGGAAGATAATGCCAACAGCGTTGGAGCGGATAATCTGGGGTTTTGGGGATGGATCAACAATTCCAGTTTATGACACTCCTGTTGGAAAAATAGGTGCTGCAATATGTTGGGAGAACAGAATGCCACTTCTAAGGACCGCAATGTATGCTAAAG GCATTGAGATATATTGTGCACCTACAGCTGATGCTAGGGAAGTGTGGCAGGCATCAATGACCCACATTGCATTGGAGGGGGGTTGTTTTGTTTTATCGGCCAATCAATTCTGTAGAAGGAAAGATTATCCACCTCCACCAGAATATGTTTTTTCTGGCACAGAAGAAGACCTTACACCAGATTCCGTTGTTTGTGCTGGTGGTAGTGTAATTATTTCACCATCAGGGGCAGTTCTAGCAGGACCAAATTATGACGGGGAGGCACTCATCTCTGCTGATCTAG ATCTTGGAGAAATTGTTCGAGCcaagtttgattttgatgtggTTGGACACTACGCAAGACCTGAAATTCTTAGCTTGATCGTGAAGGATCATCCGGTGAGCCCTGTTAGTTTCACTTCGACATCTAGTACTAGTAAAACAGAGAGTTCTTCCACATGA